A DNA window from Micromonospora sp. NBC_01739 contains the following coding sequences:
- a CDS encoding Crp/Fnr family transcriptional regulator yields the protein MEMRLPEPGDALTGVEMFAGLEPEVRQRVIAAAVPRTYRKGQLLFVENDPGESLIVLRRGAVAVFRTAPTGERAVLSVIRPPDVLGEVSLLDASTRSASAEAIEDCTALALSRGAFMELVHSNPRILDAVMRSLGGLIRRLTEQNADHVFLDLPGRVAKTLVRLAGESQAPMITIELNQSQLAEMAGGSRQSVNQAIGSFANRGWLRTEGRRIVVTDVPALRRRAGMSER from the coding sequence GTGGAGATGCGCCTGCCGGAGCCGGGCGACGCGCTCACGGGCGTGGAGATGTTCGCCGGCCTGGAACCCGAGGTACGCCAGCGGGTGATAGCCGCTGCCGTGCCGAGGACGTACCGCAAGGGTCAGCTCCTGTTCGTGGAGAACGACCCGGGCGAATCGCTGATCGTGCTGCGCCGGGGCGCGGTGGCGGTGTTCCGCACCGCACCGACCGGTGAGCGGGCGGTGTTGTCGGTGATCCGACCGCCGGATGTGCTCGGCGAGGTCTCCCTGCTCGACGCCTCCACCCGGTCCGCCTCGGCGGAGGCCATCGAGGACTGCACCGCCCTGGCCCTGTCCCGGGGCGCCTTCATGGAGCTGGTGCACTCGAACCCGCGCATCCTGGACGCGGTGATGCGCTCCCTGGGTGGGCTGATCCGCCGCCTGACCGAGCAGAACGCCGATCATGTCTTCCTGGACCTGCCCGGTCGGGTCGCGAAGACCCTGGTGCGGCTGGCCGGCGAGTCGCAGGCACCGATGATCACCATCGAGCTGAACCAGAGCCAGTTGGCGGAGATGGCCGGGGGTTCCCGGCAGAGCGTCAACCAGGCGATCGGCTCGTTCGCCAACCGGGGTTGGCTGCGTACCGAGGGCCGTCGGATCGTCGTCACCGACGTGCCGGCGCTGCGTCGCCGCGCCGGCATGAGCGAGCGCTGA
- a CDS encoding polyadenylate-specific 3'-exoribonuclease AS, with the protein MVYRYFYDCEFIEDGRTVELVSIGMVDEHGREFYAVSTEFDASRAVPWVRRNVLDKLPSPADRAWRSRERIRDDLYDFLVEPIRTGAAEELELWAWYAAYDHVTLAQLWGAMPALPREIPRFTKDLRQLWDDRGRPRLPNAESGRHDALVDARHNLARWRAMTGS; encoded by the coding sequence ATGGTCTACCGCTATTTCTACGACTGCGAATTCATCGAGGACGGCCGTACGGTCGAACTGGTCTCGATCGGCATGGTCGACGAGCACGGCCGCGAGTTCTACGCGGTCTCCACCGAGTTCGACGCCTCCCGGGCCGTGCCCTGGGTTCGCCGTAACGTGCTGGACAAGCTGCCCTCCCCGGCGGACCGCGCCTGGCGCTCCCGCGAGCGGATCCGCGACGACCTGTACGACTTCCTGGTCGAGCCGATCCGTACGGGCGCTGCGGAGGAGTTGGAGCTGTGGGCCTGGTACGCCGCGTACGACCATGTGACGCTGGCCCAACTGTGGGGCGCCATGCCGGCCCTGCCTCGGGAGATTCCCCGGTTCACCAAGGATCTGCGCCAGCTGTGGGACGACCGGGGGCGGCCACGGCTGCCGAACGCCGAATCCGGGCGGCATGACGCCCTGGTCGACGCCCGGCACAACCTGGCCCGGTGGCGGGCGATGACCGGATCGTAG
- a CDS encoding pyridoxamine 5'-phosphate oxidase family protein, translated as MSDEPYAVRAARQRITELIRAAGTCTLTTISLDGRLVGRPMLLQRAAFAGELWFFAYSRSATVRQLRVNPEVEVSLTDPGEQVRASLSGTARDDHDPARATRLWQPELAVWFPQGPATAGLTLVAVHLTAARCWDRAGLRGTDLLGAAGSAPAVVGVRPDEATDR; from the coding sequence ATGAGTGACGAGCCGTATGCCGTCCGCGCGGCCCGGCAGCGGATCACCGAGCTGATCCGGGCCGCAGGCACCTGCACCCTCACCACGATCTCGCTGGACGGCCGGCTGGTGGGCCGGCCGATGCTGCTGCAACGGGCGGCGTTCGCCGGTGAGCTGTGGTTCTTCGCGTACTCCCGGTCGGCTACGGTCCGTCAGCTCCGGGTCAACCCGGAGGTCGAGGTGAGCCTCACCGACCCGGGGGAGCAGGTCCGGGCCTCGCTGTCCGGCACCGCCCGCGACGACCACGACCCGGCGCGGGCGACCCGACTCTGGCAGCCTGAGCTGGCCGTGTGGTTCCCGCAGGGGCCCGCCACGGCGGGGTTGACCCTGGTGGCCGTGCACCTCACCGCAGCCCGCTGCTGGGACCGCGCGGGTCTGCGCGGAACGGACCTGCTCGGCGCCGCCGGGTCGGCGCCGGCGGTGGTCGGTGTGCGCCCTGATGAGGCTACTGACCGGTAG
- a CDS encoding 6-phosphofructokinase: protein MRIGVLTGGGDCPGLNAVIRAVVRKGVASYGHEFVGFRDGWKGPLEGLSRPLGIAEVRGILPRGGTILGSSRTNPFKIENGVERIKENLAAQGVDALIAIGGEDTLGVATKLHELGVHVIGVPKTIDNDLGATDYTFGFDTAVNIAMEAIDRLHTTAESHHRTLVVEVMGRHAGWIALHAGLAGGANVILLPERAFDVEQVAGYVEKRFQHQYAPIVVVAEGAQPMEGQMVLQNQELDAFGHVRLGGIGQWLAEQLEAKTGKEARTVVLGHIQRGGTPTAFDRVLATRLGLQAIDAAHEGDWGKMVAMQSTDIVRVPLAEATRELKTVPLERYLEAEVFFGS from the coding sequence ATGCGTATCGGCGTGCTCACCGGCGGCGGCGACTGCCCCGGCCTCAACGCGGTCATCCGGGCGGTGGTCCGTAAGGGCGTCGCCAGCTACGGCCACGAGTTCGTGGGTTTCCGGGACGGTTGGAAGGGTCCGCTGGAGGGCCTGTCCCGCCCGCTGGGCATCGCGGAGGTCCGGGGGATCCTGCCGCGCGGCGGCACCATCCTCGGCTCCTCGCGGACCAACCCCTTCAAGATCGAGAACGGCGTCGAGCGGATCAAGGAGAACCTTGCCGCCCAGGGCGTCGACGCGCTGATCGCCATCGGCGGTGAGGACACCCTGGGTGTCGCCACCAAGCTGCACGAGCTGGGCGTCCACGTCATCGGGGTGCCGAAGACCATCGACAACGACCTCGGCGCCACGGACTACACCTTCGGCTTCGACACCGCGGTCAACATCGCGATGGAGGCCATCGACCGGCTGCACACCACCGCCGAGAGCCACCACCGCACCCTGGTGGTCGAGGTGATGGGTCGGCACGCCGGCTGGATCGCCCTGCACGCCGGCCTGGCCGGCGGCGCCAACGTGATCCTGCTGCCGGAGCGGGCCTTCGACGTCGAGCAGGTCGCCGGTTACGTCGAGAAGCGCTTCCAGCACCAGTACGCCCCGATCGTCGTGGTCGCCGAGGGCGCCCAGCCGATGGAAGGCCAGATGGTCCTGCAGAACCAGGAGCTGGACGCGTTCGGCCACGTCCGGCTCGGCGGCATCGGCCAGTGGCTGGCCGAGCAGCTGGAGGCCAAGACCGGCAAGGAGGCCCGCACGGTCGTGCTCGGGCACATCCAGCGCGGCGGCACCCCGACCGCCTTCGACCGGGTGCTGGCCACCCGGCTGGGTCTCCAGGCGATCGACGCCGCCCACGAGGGCGACTGGGGCAAGATGGTCGCCATGCAGAGCACGGACATCGTCCGGGTTCCGCTGGCCGAGGCCACCCGGGAGCTGAAGACCGTCCCGCTGGAGCGCTACCTCGAGGCCGAGGTCTTCTTCGGCAGCTGA
- the proC gene encoding pyrroline-5-carboxylate reductase, which produces MSAGVRTVAVIGAGKIGELMLSGLLRSGWPVDRLLATARRPARAEELTARYGVRVVDNLTAVEEAEVLAVSVKPQDAAVLLDEIGPKVPAGKLVISLCAGLPSSFFSRRLPEGTPVVRVMTNTPALVDEAMTAISAGAYATGEHLALAEEMFKPLGSTIRVPESQQDAVTALSGSGPAYFYLLVEAMTDAGILLGLPRQVAHDLIVQTAIGSAVMLRDSGEHPVKLREAVTSPAGTTISAVRELENHGVRAALLAALEAARDRARELAAQAE; this is translated from the coding sequence GTGTCAGCCGGAGTGCGCACGGTCGCGGTGATCGGGGCGGGCAAGATCGGCGAGTTGATGCTGTCCGGGCTGCTGCGCTCCGGCTGGCCGGTGGACCGCCTGCTGGCCACCGCCCGTCGGCCGGCCCGCGCCGAGGAACTGACCGCCCGCTACGGCGTACGGGTGGTGGACAACCTCACCGCGGTCGAGGAGGCCGAGGTGCTGGCCGTGTCGGTCAAGCCCCAGGACGCGGCGGTACTGCTCGACGAGATCGGCCCGAAGGTGCCCGCCGGCAAACTGGTGATCTCCCTCTGCGCCGGCCTGCCCAGCAGCTTCTTCAGCCGCCGACTGCCCGAGGGCACCCCGGTAGTGCGGGTCATGACCAACACTCCCGCCCTGGTGGACGAGGCGATGACGGCCATCTCCGCCGGGGCGTACGCCACCGGGGAGCACCTGGCGCTGGCCGAGGAGATGTTCAAGCCGCTCGGCTCCACCATCCGGGTGCCGGAGAGCCAGCAGGACGCGGTGACCGCCCTGTCCGGCTCCGGCCCGGCCTACTTCTACCTGCTGGTGGAGGCGATGACCGACGCCGGCATCCTGCTCGGCCTGCCCCGCCAGGTGGCGCACGACCTGATCGTGCAGACCGCGATCGGCTCGGCGGTGATGCTGCGTGACTCCGGCGAACATCCCGTGAAGCTGCGCGAGGCGGTAACCTCACCCGCCGGCACCACCATCTCCGCCGTGCGCGAGCTGGAGAATCACGGCGTACGCGCCGCACTGCTGGCCGCCCTGGAAGCGGCCCGCGACCGGGCCCGCGAACTGGCCGCCCAGGCCGAATAG
- a CDS encoding DUF2203 domain-containing protein — MFTLAQARHLVATLQPRIDELIRVRADLTELQCDLANHGLSALGGRPEAKALEARLHAICDEIGQHGIEIKSVAPVLLDFPGERAGRQVLWCWLEGDTDVRWYHRADCGFGGRRPA; from the coding sequence GTGTTCACTCTCGCCCAGGCCCGGCACCTGGTGGCCACCCTGCAACCCCGGATCGACGAGCTGATCCGGGTCCGCGCCGACCTGACCGAGCTGCAGTGCGATCTGGCCAACCACGGGCTCAGCGCACTCGGCGGACGGCCCGAGGCCAAGGCCCTGGAGGCGCGGCTGCACGCCATCTGCGACGAGATCGGGCAGCACGGCATCGAGATCAAGAGTGTCGCACCGGTGCTGCTCGACTTCCCCGGTGAGCGCGCGGGCCGCCAGGTCCTCTGGTGCTGGCTGGAGGGGGACACCGACGTGCGCTGGTACCACCGCGCCGACTGCGGCTTCGGCGGCCGCCGCCCCGCCTGA
- a CDS encoding exonuclease domain-containing protein translates to MINRYPGSCGKCQKWVEAGAGQAINLGGRWSPHHDECVPVRTAPPPGTHRGWHDLPMVGFDIEATEAEPMDARIVSAALVHSDGTTARWLIDPGVPIPPRSTEIHGITDEMVRSSGQPATEALTELRTAIDKVIADGTPLVAFCAPYDVTALHTELARHALAPLDWDRAVIIDPSVLHGEVEPRWYGGRRLEDLCRYYGVDLVSAHDAASDARAAAEMAVSIAARHERIARLHPETLHQAQITWYAEQKRELQAAFDRQGRDETVSLEWPLETRRRR, encoded by the coding sequence GTGATCAACAGGTACCCCGGAAGCTGCGGCAAGTGCCAGAAGTGGGTCGAAGCCGGCGCCGGACAGGCGATCAATCTCGGCGGCCGTTGGAGTCCCCACCACGACGAATGCGTACCGGTCAGGACGGCTCCGCCGCCGGGGACCCACCGTGGGTGGCACGACCTGCCCATGGTGGGCTTCGATATCGAGGCCACCGAGGCCGAACCCATGGACGCCCGCATCGTCTCCGCCGCGCTGGTCCACTCCGACGGCACCACCGCGCGGTGGCTCATCGACCCGGGCGTGCCGATCCCGCCCCGCTCCACCGAGATCCACGGGATCACCGACGAGATGGTACGCAGTTCCGGGCAACCGGCCACCGAGGCGCTGACCGAGCTGAGAACGGCCATCGACAAGGTGATCGCCGACGGGACCCCGCTCGTCGCCTTCTGCGCCCCCTACGACGTCACGGCGTTGCACACCGAGTTGGCCCGGCACGCCCTCGCACCGCTGGACTGGGACCGCGCCGTCATCATCGACCCCTCGGTCCTGCACGGCGAGGTGGAACCCCGCTGGTACGGCGGCAGACGGCTCGAAGATCTGTGCCGGTACTACGGCGTCGACCTCGTCTCCGCTCACGACGCCGCGAGCGACGCCCGCGCCGCTGCCGAGATGGCGGTGTCGATCGCCGCCCGGCACGAGCGGATCGCCCGGCTGCACCCCGAGACCCTGCACCAGGCACAGATCACCTGGTACGCCGAGCAGAAGCGGGAGCTACAGGCAGCCTTCGACCGGCAGGGCCGCGACGAGACGGTCAGCCTGGAATGGCCGCTGGAGACCCGCCGACGCCGATGA
- a CDS encoding GNAT family N-acetyltransferase, with amino-acid sequence MFAISLTEDAELRPLNPWHAEEFLANLDRARQSMTPWVPAAFIATDLERARHVLQRYAERWARDDGGIWGIWSDGRLVGGVLLVSLDADTGVCEAGCWLEPAAEGRGLVTRAVSRLIDWAVDERGQHRVEWRVLAGNVRSIAVARRLGMRRDGVLREVSPGPEGRRDLEIWSLLAPEWRTRRAGASED; translated from the coding sequence ATGTTCGCCATTTCGTTGACCGAGGACGCGGAACTGCGTCCGCTCAACCCGTGGCATGCTGAGGAGTTTCTGGCCAACCTGGACCGGGCCCGGCAGAGCATGACCCCCTGGGTGCCGGCGGCCTTCATCGCCACCGACCTGGAGAGGGCGCGGCATGTGCTGCAGCGGTACGCCGAGCGGTGGGCCCGCGACGACGGCGGCATCTGGGGCATCTGGTCCGACGGCAGGCTGGTCGGTGGCGTGCTGCTCGTGTCGCTCGACGCCGATACGGGAGTCTGCGAAGCTGGCTGTTGGCTTGAACCGGCCGCCGAGGGACGCGGGCTGGTCACTCGCGCGGTCAGCCGGCTCATCGACTGGGCGGTCGACGAGCGGGGACAGCACCGGGTCGAGTGGCGGGTCCTGGCCGGCAACGTACGCAGCATCGCGGTGGCCCGTCGGCTAGGGATGCGCCGCGACGGCGTGTTGCGTGAGGTGTCACCGGGTCCGGAGGGGCGACGCGATCTCGAGATCTGGTCGCTGCTGGCACCCGAGTGGCGGACTCGCCGGGCCGGTGCCTCCGAGGATTGA
- a CDS encoding response regulator transcription factor, translating into MTTIVRPVSALRVLPVVAASTAGTGVVALTLLGAAGHGGFATDPVGVLALAVAAVVGTVAAARLDRSGRHVASRFAAGLAASLLAYLMLTVLAVAGVAAGQPWAGLAVAAWNSAWIPPLALLQLTASAAVRTGPAVPWTHRVVGLTLGAVTLVNALLTTAGEPFAGLPTIAGESWRTALAPVGAAATVLGMVALLLLPVTLWRAALGSHEAVRARLGIAAAATTAAPLTVAFCLLLAVARTPGGVEPSLGSVAFLVALSGAAGFAVACALAVARSAVEPRQVTVVVRVAGLTAAALIIAGIGTVVAAPGTALGPTSVALLVSTLTVLVGGSAWAGTARLARTLTPVPPPSRAEPGSPEAMPGTGARGGSPGAAVPQAGAAPVGGLTARECEVLAALAEGASNAGIAAQLVVSERTVDAHLRAIFSKLDLTPGGGATNRRVQAARIWLEHTRQHS; encoded by the coding sequence ATGACGACCATCGTCCGGCCGGTGTCGGCCCTGCGGGTTCTGCCCGTCGTGGCCGCGAGCACGGCGGGGACGGGTGTCGTCGCGCTCACCCTCCTGGGGGCGGCCGGCCACGGTGGCTTCGCGACCGATCCGGTCGGCGTTCTCGCCCTGGCGGTGGCGGCCGTGGTCGGCACTGTCGCGGCTGCCCGGCTCGACCGGTCGGGTCGGCACGTCGCCAGCCGGTTCGCGGCTGGGCTGGCCGCCTCCCTGCTCGCGTACCTGATGCTCACCGTGCTGGCGGTGGCCGGGGTCGCGGCCGGGCAGCCATGGGCCGGGTTGGCCGTCGCGGCGTGGAACTCGGCCTGGATCCCGCCGCTCGCCCTCCTGCAACTCACCGCCTCGGCCGCCGTCCGCACCGGCCCCGCCGTCCCCTGGACGCATCGGGTCGTGGGCCTGACCCTGGGCGCGGTCACGCTGGTCAACGCGTTGCTGACCACGGCGGGCGAGCCGTTTGCGGGGCTGCCGACGATCGCCGGGGAGTCGTGGCGCACCGCGCTCGCCCCGGTCGGCGCCGCCGCCACCGTGCTGGGCATGGTGGCACTGCTCCTGCTGCCGGTGACCCTCTGGCGGGCTGCTCTCGGTTCGCACGAGGCCGTCCGGGCGCGCCTCGGCATCGCCGCTGCGGCGACCACCGCAGCGCCGCTGACGGTCGCCTTCTGCCTGCTTCTCGCCGTCGCCCGTACTCCCGGCGGGGTCGAACCGTCGCTGGGTTCGGTCGCCTTCCTGGTGGCGCTCTCCGGGGCGGCCGGGTTCGCCGTCGCCTGCGCGCTCGCCGTCGCCCGAAGCGCCGTCGAGCCCCGTCAGGTCACCGTCGTGGTCCGCGTCGCCGGTCTGACCGCTGCGGCCCTGATCATCGCTGGCATCGGTACGGTCGTGGCCGCTCCCGGTACGGCCCTCGGCCCGACCTCGGTCGCCCTGCTCGTCTCGACCCTGACGGTCCTCGTCGGTGGCTCGGCCTGGGCCGGCACGGCCCGCCTGGCCCGGACCCTCACGCCCGTCCCGCCCCCGTCACGAGCTGAGCCGGGAAGCCCCGAAGCGATGCCGGGGACCGGGGCGAGGGGCGGCTCGCCCGGCGCGGCGGTGCCGCAGGCCGGAGCTGCTCCGGTCGGGGGGTTGACGGCCCGGGAGTGTGAGGTGCTGGCGGCCCTGGCCGAGGGAGCCAGCAACGCCGGGATCGCGGCCCAACTGGTCGTCTCCGAGCGGACGGTCGACGCCCATCTGCGCGCGATCTTCAGCAAGCTCGACCTGACCCCCGGTGGTGGGGCCACCAACCGGCGGGTGCAGGCGGCACGGATCTGGCTGGAGCACACCCGTCAGCACTCCTGA
- a CDS encoding NADPH-dependent F420 reductase, with protein MEVDVSVVGLIGSGHIGGTLARLAVAAGYEVVLSNSRGPQTLSGLVEELGPRASAGTVEAAARAGDLVVVSIPLKSYRSVPAQPLAGKVVIDTNNYYPQRDGQIPELDEDRVTSSELLQQHLPEARVVKVFNNIFFKHLLTLARPAGAADRSALPIAGDDAEAKAVVTGFLDRIGYDTVDAGSLADSWRFQPDTPAYGTIYSADPANWEQEAPGDADTVRAALAEAKRG; from the coding sequence ATGGAGGTGGACGTGTCGGTCGTGGGCCTGATCGGAAGTGGACACATCGGAGGCACCCTCGCGCGGTTGGCGGTGGCCGCCGGGTACGAGGTGGTGCTGAGCAACTCGCGGGGGCCGCAGACCCTGTCCGGCCTGGTCGAGGAGTTGGGGCCGAGGGCCAGCGCCGGCACGGTCGAGGCGGCGGCTCGGGCCGGTGACCTGGTGGTGGTCAGCATCCCGCTCAAGTCGTACCGGTCCGTGCCGGCGCAGCCGCTGGCCGGCAAGGTGGTCATCGACACCAACAACTACTACCCGCAGCGCGACGGCCAGATCCCCGAGTTGGACGAGGACCGGGTCACCAGCAGTGAGCTGCTGCAACAGCATCTGCCCGAGGCCCGGGTGGTGAAGGTGTTCAACAACATCTTCTTCAAGCACCTGCTCACCCTGGCCCGACCCGCCGGTGCGGCGGACCGCAGTGCCCTGCCGATCGCCGGTGACGACGCCGAGGCCAAGGCGGTCGTCACCGGCTTCCTGGACCGGATCGGCTACGACACGGTCGACGCCGGCAGTCTCGCCGACAGTTGGCGGTTCCAGCCGGACACCCCGGCGTACGGCACCATCTACTCCGCCGACCCGGCCAACTGGGAGCAGGAGGCCCCCGGCGACGCCGACACGGTGCGTGCCGCGCTGGCCGAGGCCAAGCGGGGCTGA
- a CDS encoding glutathione peroxidase gives MSVFDTQINSLTGGPADLAQYRGKALLVVNVASRCGLTGQYAGLQALQDEYADRGLVVLGVPCNQFGGQEPGSAAEISEFCQVNYGVTFPLTEKVEVNGPDRHPLYAALVDTPDAEGHTGDIRWNFEKFLVAPDGTVAARFDPTVTPEDPTLRTTLEKILP, from the coding sequence ATGTCCGTCTTCGACACCCAGATCAACTCCCTGACCGGCGGCCCGGCCGATCTCGCGCAGTACCGCGGGAAGGCCCTGCTGGTGGTCAATGTCGCCTCCCGCTGCGGCCTCACCGGCCAGTACGCCGGTCTGCAGGCCCTTCAGGACGAGTACGCCGACCGTGGGCTGGTGGTGCTCGGCGTCCCGTGCAACCAGTTCGGCGGCCAGGAACCGGGCAGCGCTGCGGAGATCAGCGAGTTCTGCCAGGTCAACTACGGCGTCACCTTCCCGCTGACGGAGAAGGTCGAGGTCAACGGCCCCGACCGTCATCCCCTCTACGCCGCCCTGGTGGACACCCCGGACGCCGAAGGCCACACCGGGGACATCCGGTGGAACTTCGAGAAGTTCCTCGTCGCCCCGGACGGCACCGTGGCCGCCCGTTTCGATCCGACGGTCACCCCGGAGGACCCCACCCTGCGCACCACTCTGGAGAAGATCCTGCCCTGA
- a CDS encoding glycosyl hydrolase family 18 protein, whose product MKRSLRRALWVGAAVAVTVATVPMASAFGAGSVTTSFARVQDWGTGHETRVTITNGSSASVSTWRIEFELPSGTSISSSWDADVTRNGNRYVAVKKSWAGALAPGASFSWGYNGTGGYRAPLNCTVNGVACGGGTPPPTTPPPTTTPPPPPTTPPPTTPPPSGQKVVGYFVQWGVYARNYHVKNIHTSGSASKLTHILYAFGNTTGGRCTIGDSYADYEKAYTAAESVDGVADTWDQPLRGSFNQLRKLKQMYPHLKVIWSFGGWTWSGGFTQAAQNPTAFAESCYNLVEDPRWADVFDGIDIDWEYPNACGLTCDASGPNAFKNVASALRTRFGSSALVTAAITADGSNGGKIDATDYAGAATHLNWIMPMTYDYFGAFNPQGPTAPHSPLYSYSGIPQQGFWSDAAIQKLKSKGIPANKLLLGIGFYGRGWTGVTQTAPGGTATGPAPGTYEQGIEDYKVLKNTCPATGTVGGTAYAKCGSNWWSYDTPSTIGGKMTYARNQGLGGAFFWELSGDTSNGELITAIRGGLG is encoded by the coding sequence ATGAAGAGATCGCTCCGCCGGGCCCTCTGGGTCGGCGCCGCGGTCGCGGTGACCGTCGCCACGGTCCCGATGGCCTCGGCGTTCGGCGCCGGAAGTGTCACCACCTCGTTCGCCCGGGTGCAGGATTGGGGCACCGGTCACGAAACGAGGGTCACCATCACCAACGGTTCCAGTGCCAGCGTCAGCACCTGGCGCATCGAGTTCGAGCTGCCCTCGGGCACCAGCATCAGCAGCTCCTGGGACGCCGACGTCACCCGTAACGGCAACCGCTACGTGGCGGTCAAGAAGAGCTGGGCCGGTGCCCTGGCGCCGGGCGCCTCCTTCAGCTGGGGCTACAACGGCACCGGGGGGTACCGGGCGCCGCTGAACTGCACCGTCAACGGCGTGGCCTGCGGCGGCGGCACCCCGCCCCCGACCACCCCGCCGCCGACGACCACACCTCCACCCCCGCCGACCACCCCGCCCCCGACCACCCCGCCGCCGAGCGGCCAGAAGGTGGTCGGCTACTTCGTCCAGTGGGGGGTCTACGCCCGCAACTACCACGTCAAGAACATCCACACCAGCGGCTCGGCGTCGAAGCTGACCCACATCCTGTACGCCTTCGGCAACACCACCGGCGGCCGGTGCACCATCGGCGACAGCTACGCCGACTACGAGAAGGCGTACACCGCGGCGGAGAGTGTCGACGGGGTCGCCGACACCTGGGATCAGCCGCTGCGGGGCAGCTTCAACCAGCTGCGCAAGCTCAAGCAGATGTACCCGCACCTCAAGGTGATCTGGTCCTTCGGCGGCTGGACCTGGTCCGGCGGCTTCACCCAGGCCGCGCAGAACCCGACCGCCTTCGCCGAGAGCTGCTACAACCTGGTCGAGGACCCGCGCTGGGCGGACGTCTTCGACGGCATCGACATCGACTGGGAGTACCCGAACGCCTGCGGTCTGACCTGTGACGCCAGCGGCCCGAACGCGTTCAAGAACGTGGCCAGTGCGTTGCGTACCCGGTTCGGGTCGTCGGCCCTGGTCACCGCCGCGATCACCGCGGACGGCAGCAACGGCGGCAAGATCGACGCTACCGACTACGCCGGCGCCGCCACCCACCTAAACTGGATCATGCCGATGACGTACGACTACTTCGGCGCCTTCAACCCGCAGGGCCCCACCGCCCCGCACTCGCCGCTCTACTCGTACTCCGGCATCCCGCAGCAGGGCTTCTGGTCGGACGCGGCCATCCAGAAGCTCAAGAGCAAGGGCATCCCGGCCAACAAGCTGCTGCTCGGCATCGGCTTCTACGGCCGGGGCTGGACCGGGGTCACCCAGACCGCACCGGGCGGCACCGCCACCGGCCCCGCCCCGGGCACCTACGAGCAGGGCATCGAGGACTACAAGGTGCTCAAGAACACCTGCCCGGCCACCGGCACCGTCGGCGGCACGGCGTACGCCAAGTGCGGCAGCAACTGGTGGAGCTACGACACCCCCTCGACCATCGGGGGCAAGATGACGTACGCCAGGAACCAGGGCCTCGGCGGCGCCTTCTTCTGGGAACTCTCCGGTGACACCAGCAACGGCGAATTGATCACCGCCATCCGCGGCGGCCTCGGCTGA